The following proteins come from a genomic window of Candidatus Palauibacter polyketidifaciens:
- a CDS encoding SPW repeat protein produces MASRWVGLALGLWFLGAPFIWGYPFGFLWWHSVVLGGSILVVTITFNLGINRISGWGLIALGAYSMLSPFIHGYLANAQALFNDLIFGVITVGTGTAMGGAGIEHSDEAPSTA; encoded by the coding sequence ATGGCCTCACGCTGGGTCGGTCTCGCATTGGGACTCTGGTTCCTGGGCGCCCCGTTCATCTGGGGATACCCGTTCGGTTTCCTGTGGTGGCACAGCGTGGTGCTCGGCGGCTCGATCCTCGTCGTCACCATCACCTTCAACCTCGGCATCAACCGGATCAGCGGCTGGGGTCTCATCGCCCTCGGCGCCTACAGCATGCTGTCGCCCTTCATCCACGGGTATCTCGCCAACGCGCAGGCCCTGTTCAACGACCTCATCTTCGGCGTCATCACCGTGGGCACCGGCACCGCGATGGGCGGAGCGGGAATCGAACACTCCGACGAGGCCCCCAGCACCGCCTGA
- a CDS encoding carboxypeptidase-like regulatory domain-containing protein, whose translation MRRLAFMALALSVGWPLAATGQEPGRVAGVVRAEDTRVPVEGAAVRLAGGDVVVAETVTGPSGAFAFDGIAPGEYVLGVRRIGFAAYSVPLAVGPDGPAPLDVRLSLDPVQVAPLEVDVEGRPLRLVETGFYDRLEEGWGTYFEPEWIRTRSAGFTRLSHFLSNLQQRAPLSRCPTVQVWYDRKFIGEVSGWGTSKPASLNPAGTYQSPVGPAAYLLDELSVTDLGAAELYLPSSPIPLFALNDITIFCGVIILWSDWMAQMGGEVPQIDVKLCEPAGGAGAVTLDGTVEDRLTEVRLPAARIRASFAPAGEEGPPEPREIEVRSDSTGRFRLCDLPSETDVTLAPSYGPHLGEAATLRAESGAAPRLIVPVTMPGSVAGRVVNGNTGRGFPAAPVMLVGTDVRVVTDAAGRFAMEDLPPGAYQVQADCGGFGSPTPRVVVSEAGQARVLLVLEPDDRSGRDLRRCDN comes from the coding sequence ATGCGGCGCCTGGCGTTCATGGCGCTCGCGCTGAGCGTCGGATGGCCGCTGGCGGCGACGGGCCAGGAACCGGGCCGGGTGGCGGGTGTGGTCCGCGCCGAGGACACACGCGTGCCCGTCGAGGGCGCCGCGGTACGACTGGCGGGAGGGGACGTCGTAGTGGCGGAAACCGTCACCGGCCCAAGCGGCGCCTTTGCCTTCGACGGCATTGCGCCGGGCGAGTACGTGCTCGGCGTGCGGCGCATCGGGTTCGCCGCGTACAGCGTGCCGCTGGCGGTGGGGCCGGACGGGCCGGCCCCGCTCGATGTGCGGCTGTCGCTGGACCCGGTCCAGGTGGCGCCGCTCGAGGTCGATGTCGAGGGCCGGCCGCTCCGCCTGGTCGAGACGGGCTTCTACGACCGGCTGGAGGAGGGCTGGGGCACGTACTTCGAGCCCGAGTGGATCCGAACCCGAAGCGCGGGCTTCACGCGGTTGTCGCACTTCCTGTCAAACCTGCAGCAGCGTGCGCCCCTGTCCCGGTGTCCCACGGTTCAGGTCTGGTACGACCGGAAGTTCATCGGCGAAGTTTCTGGGTGGGGGACCAGCAAGCCGGCGTCGCTCAATCCGGCCGGCACGTACCAGTCCCCCGTGGGGCCGGCCGCGTACCTGTTGGACGAACTGTCCGTGACGGATCTGGGCGCCGCCGAACTGTACCTGCCGTCGTCTCCCATCCCGCTCTTCGCGCTCAACGACATCACGATCTTCTGCGGCGTCATCATCCTGTGGTCCGACTGGATGGCGCAGATGGGGGGAGAGGTTCCGCAGATCGACGTGAAGCTCTGCGAGCCGGCCGGCGGTGCCGGCGCAGTGACGCTGGACGGGACCGTCGAGGACCGGCTCACCGAGGTGCGGCTGCCGGCGGCCCGCATCCGGGCGTCGTTCGCGCCGGCCGGCGAGGAGGGGCCGCCCGAACCCCGTGAGATCGAAGTGCGGTCCGATTCGACCGGCCGCTTCCGGCTCTGCGATCTGCCGTCGGAAACCGACGTCACGCTCGCGCCCTCCTACGGTCCCCACCTGGGAGAGGCCGCCACCCTCCGCGCCGAATCCGGCGCCGCGCCGCGTCTGATCGTCCCCGTCACAATGCCGGGATCCGTCGCCGGGCGAGTCGTGAACGGGAACACGGGGCGGGGGTTCCCGGCCGCGCCCGTCATGCTGGTCGGCACCGATGTCCGCGTCGTGACCGACGCTGCCGGCCGCTTCGCGATGGAGGACCTGCCGCCCGGCGCGTACCAGGTGCAGGCCGATTGCGGCGGCTTCGGGTCCCCGACGCCGCGGGTCGTCGTCTCGGAGGCCGGGCAGGCCCGCGTCCTCCTCGTCCTCGAGCCCGACGACCGCTCCGGCCGCGACCTACGCCGCTGCGACAACTGA
- a CDS encoding type II toxin-antitoxin system VapC family toxin produces MILPDVNILVYAHREDAPDHQRYLDWLVSEVDSDAAFGLSPLVLSGFIRVVTHPKVFKTPSILSKATAFAEQLRERPNCIEVMPGTRHWAIFVRLCQQAGARGNLVPDAYLAAIAIESGCEWVTTDRDFSRFEGLKWRHPLGSDRA; encoded by the coding sequence TTGATCCTTCCTGACGTCAACATCCTCGTCTATGCCCATCGCGAGGATGCTCCGGATCATCAGCGATATCTCGACTGGCTGGTTTCCGAGGTGGACTCCGATGCAGCGTTCGGGTTGAGCCCGCTGGTTCTCAGCGGATTCATCCGCGTGGTCACGCACCCGAAGGTCTTCAAGACTCCGAGTATCCTGTCCAAGGCGACGGCGTTCGCGGAGCAGCTCCGGGAGCGGCCCAACTGCATCGAAGTGATGCCCGGAACCCGTCATTGGGCCATCTTCGTACGGCTGTGCCAACAGGCCGGGGCGAGGGGAAACCTGGTCCCGGATGCATACCTGGCGGCCATCGCGATCGAGAGCGGGTGCGAGTGGGTGACGACCGACCGTGATTTCAGCCGATTCGAGGGGCTGAAGTGGCGCCATCCTCTCGGATCGGATCGGGCATAG
- a CDS encoding ribbon-helix-helix domain-containing protein, producing MRTTVRLDDDLMRAVKRHALESGTTVTAVIAEALRERLQRYRDRTSNPPAPLALVTTGEGGLLPGVDLDDSAALIELMEGGG from the coding sequence ATGCGTACTACGGTTCGGTTGGACGATGATCTCATGCGAGCGGTGAAGCGTCATGCGCTCGAGTCGGGGACGACCGTGACGGCCGTCATTGCGGAGGCCCTGCGGGAACGGCTTCAGCGGTACAGGGACCGAACCTCGAACCCGCCCGCGCCGCTTGCTCTGGTGACCACGGGGGAGGGCGGCCTGCTGCCCGGTGTTGACCTCGACGATTCCGCGGCCCTCATCGAACTCATGGAAGGCGGCGGTTGA
- a CDS encoding 6-bladed beta-propeller codes for MDTLRGGRVVVSSPDSPSSRVAPTFTLIEELRIGSVEGDCDAFGDVISVTVDDPGRIYVADLGANIIRVFSPQGECLQSVGREGSGPGEFAMLAGIVRSRHSLWAMDARARRLTLFDSTGAVRASLSLGPSMSARFPWPLWVDSHGHVHRWAVPFAVPDGTIPPLRPRFLVRHSNGATLAAPDTFLVPRLERPVETYSRTTGNLRETSPVPHSPAIALTVDGAGDVWVANRAIFDLHRVTYQGDTTKTIRLRRPPAPLVGHDRQQIAAATGVPPDNLPDHKLSLRSIHSGANGWLWVATETGAVREWDVFDESGVYIGRIASPVPLDTRPPPVFGEETVIGVSRDALDLQYVVRLRIIR; via the coding sequence GTGGATACGCTCCGTGGCGGACGGGTCGTCGTCTCCAGTCCAGACTCGCCTTCGTCGCGCGTAGCACCCACCTTCACGCTGATTGAGGAGTTGCGCATCGGATCGGTGGAGGGCGACTGCGACGCCTTCGGCGACGTGATCTCCGTTACCGTTGACGATCCTGGGCGAATCTATGTGGCCGATTTGGGCGCAAACATCATTCGCGTTTTCTCACCGCAGGGCGAGTGTCTTCAGTCGGTCGGTCGCGAAGGGAGCGGCCCAGGCGAGTTCGCCATGCTGGCCGGTATCGTGCGATCGCGCCACTCCCTCTGGGCCATGGATGCCCGCGCGCGCCGATTGACCCTGTTCGACTCGACCGGTGCGGTTCGGGCATCGCTTTCGCTGGGCCCCTCCATGAGCGCGCGGTTCCCGTGGCCGCTCTGGGTCGACAGCCATGGCCACGTCCATCGCTGGGCCGTGCCCTTCGCGGTGCCGGACGGGACGATACCGCCCTTGCGCCCCAGGTTCCTGGTCCGGCACAGCAACGGCGCGACGCTCGCAGCGCCCGATACGTTTCTAGTGCCTCGTTTGGAACGACCGGTCGAGACCTATTCTCGCACCACCGGCAACCTAAGGGAGACATCGCCCGTTCCTCACTCGCCGGCAATCGCGCTCACCGTCGACGGCGCTGGAGACGTTTGGGTGGCGAACCGGGCGATCTTCGATTTGCACAGGGTCACGTATCAGGGTGACACCACAAAGACCATACGGCTGCGTCGCCCCCCGGCCCCGCTTGTTGGTCATGATCGGCAACAGATCGCCGCCGCGACCGGCGTGCCGCCGGACAACCTGCCGGACCACAAGCTCTCGCTCCGCTCCATTCACTCGGGTGCGAATGGGTGGCTGTGGGTCGCTACGGAAACGGGAGCCGTGCGGGAATGGGACGTCTTTGACGAGTCCGGGGTCTACATCGGCAGGATCGCATCTCCGGTTCCCCTGGACACGAGACCCCCGCCGGTGTTCGGGGAAGAGACGGTCATCGGCGTCTCACGGGATGCGCTTGACCTCCAGTACGTCGTGCGTCTCCGAATCATCCGATAG